The proteins below are encoded in one region of Enhydrobacter sp.:
- a CDS encoding FkbM family methyltransferase, giving the protein MVDVNSTYAEARHALRAICPKPILNWREARYYGRYGEIELHLLEFLCRRDRDAIDVGANDGSYVHYMRRCARHVVAYEPMPHLAAALRAKFPARVQVEAMALSDDQGTVELRMPLVDGIPIEGCSTISFDASATYAAYRSVEVPMAKLDDVYKGDVGFIKIDVEGHEQAVLDGAAATIRRCMPRLLVGIYERLSPGGIERARSYFTEFGYRGFFIHNGNLKPMERFSVERMQRPDNLPKLTAPLPERERFGRYLYNFIFLPPDEPQQTLWKMSERLYRLSAH; this is encoded by the coding sequence ATGGTCGACGTCAACAGCACCTATGCCGAGGCGCGGCACGCCCTGCGTGCCATCTGCCCCAAGCCGATCCTGAACTGGCGCGAGGCCCGCTACTACGGCCGCTACGGCGAGATCGAGCTGCATCTTCTCGAGTTCCTGTGTCGCCGCGATCGCGACGCGATCGATGTCGGCGCCAACGACGGCAGCTACGTGCACTACATGCGGCGCTGCGCGCGCCATGTCGTGGCGTACGAGCCGATGCCGCACCTCGCCGCCGCCCTGCGCGCCAAGTTTCCGGCCAGGGTGCAGGTCGAGGCCATGGCGCTGTCCGACGACCAGGGCACGGTCGAGCTGCGCATGCCGTTGGTCGACGGCATTCCGATCGAGGGTTGCTCGACCATTTCCTTCGACGCGTCGGCGACCTATGCGGCCTATAGGAGCGTCGAGGTGCCGATGGCCAAGCTGGACGACGTCTACAAGGGCGATGTCGGCTTCATCAAGATCGACGTCGAAGGCCACGAGCAGGCCGTGTTGGACGGCGCCGCCGCGACGATACGGCGCTGCATGCCGAGGCTGCTGGTCGGGATCTATGAACGCCTGTCGCCGGGCGGCATCGAGCGCGCCCGCAGCTATTTCACCGAGTTCGGCTATCGCGGCTTCTTCATCCACAACGGCAACCTGAAGCCGATGGAGCGGTTTTCCGTGGAGCGCATGCAGCGCCCGGACAATCTGCCGAAACTCACAGCGCCCCTGCCCGAGCGCGAGCGGTTCGGACGCTACCTCTACAACTTCATCTTCCTGCCGCCGGATGAACCGCAGCAGACGCTGTGGAAGATGTCGGAACGCCTCTACCGGCTGTCGGCGCACTGA
- a CDS encoding iron-containing alcohol dehydrogenase — translation MLSGIHGHQDIERVVYGRPAGGAVRAEAERVGARRVFVTTSKSVAQSPLLAGIVGALGGRHVGTYAGITAHSPRPCVIEGARLAREAAADLIVAVGGGSVIDATKVMLVALWQKATRIEDLDPYRAGRPKEGAAPPSEAIRPPADAIRMIAVPTTLSAAEFNAYAGITDPRHGIKESFGHRLIVPRVIVLDPAATFATPMDLMLSTGLKAVDHAVERLCSQQAHPFVIGTASEALKLLAKALPAHKARPDDMETRLDLQFGMWLSIGAGTSGVGVGASHSIGHVLGAACGVPHGHTSCVMLPSVLRWNLPANADRQKRASEAFGQPAVPAADLVAGLVRTLGLPGRLADVGVGRDRFREIAEKAMHDRAVLNNPRPISGPAQVVEILELAA, via the coding sequence ATGCTGAGCGGAATCCATGGCCATCAGGACATCGAGCGGGTCGTCTATGGCAGGCCTGCCGGCGGTGCCGTGCGCGCCGAAGCGGAGCGGGTGGGCGCTCGGCGCGTCTTCGTGACGACGTCGAAATCGGTGGCGCAGAGTCCCCTGCTGGCCGGGATCGTGGGCGCGCTGGGCGGGCGACATGTCGGCACCTATGCCGGCATCACCGCCCATTCGCCGCGGCCGTGCGTGATCGAGGGGGCGAGGCTCGCGCGGGAGGCGGCGGCCGACCTCATCGTGGCGGTCGGCGGGGGCTCGGTGATCGATGCCACCAAGGTGATGCTGGTCGCGCTGTGGCAGAAGGCGACACGGATCGAGGATCTCGACCCCTATCGCGCCGGCCGGCCGAAGGAGGGCGCGGCGCCGCCGTCGGAGGCAATCCGGCCGCCAGCGGACGCGATCCGCATGATCGCGGTGCCGACGACCCTGTCGGCGGCCGAGTTCAATGCCTATGCCGGCATCACCGACCCGCGTCACGGCATCAAGGAAAGCTTCGGCCATCGCCTGATCGTGCCGCGGGTGATCGTGCTCGATCCGGCGGCGACTTTCGCCACGCCGATGGACCTTATGCTGTCTACCGGACTGAAAGCAGTCGATCACGCTGTCGAGCGGCTGTGCTCCCAGCAGGCGCATCCCTTCGTCATCGGCACGGCCAGCGAGGCGCTGAAGCTTCTGGCGAAGGCCCTGCCGGCGCACAAGGCGAGGCCCGACGACATGGAAACGCGGCTCGATCTGCAGTTCGGCATGTGGCTCTCAATCGGCGCCGGCACGTCGGGCGTCGGCGTGGGCGCGAGCCATAGCATCGGCCATGTGCTGGGCGCCGCCTGCGGCGTGCCGCACGGGCACACGTCCTGCGTCATGCTCCCTTCGGTGCTGCGCTGGAACCTGCCGGCCAATGCCGACCGCCAGAAGAGGGCGAGCGAGGCCTTCGGCCAGCCGGCGGTGCCGGCGGCGGACCTGGTGGCGGGGCTGGTCAGGACACTCGGACTGCCCGGGCGTCTGGCCGATGTCGGCGTCGGCCGGGACCGCTTCCGCGAGATCGCCGAGAAGGCGATGCACGATCGGGCGGTGCTCAACAATCCGCGGCCGATCAGCGGGCCGGCCCAGGTCGTGGAAATCCTCGAGCTCGCGGCCTGA
- a CDS encoding FAD-dependent oxidoreductase — MCWAEPQSRREFSSIVVGGGPGGLGPLLWAAQHGLLESWLEQGVALVERTGRLGGTLGCYGINSDSLGGSYLECLEAKGWPAALQHLRRNPVTLEMRRYRTSYPPLPLVNQYMGCVGQAVADMFGGHSSSALHLHTTAQSVHLCDDGRVAVVVHGQDGRAKTLVARSAVVALGGRQHWRDEMAAPGLKFVDCAARQLLSSNEFLTHDGLARADEIIRDAAGRSIVIVGGAHSAYAAAWALLQLPAARSLKDGQIVILQRRPPRIFYPDRAAAVADDYPFEEGDICVRTQRVNRMGGIRGHGRDIWRQIAHKPNVPPESRVAVRAIQDFSAAQLRTVLEEAALVIPCLGYRSATMPIFDSAGQRLTLKADINGDAVDGDCRLLTADGRPLPNVFGIGLGSGFRPTQAMGCEPNFRGQANSLWMYQNDIGAVIYREIQVLADEKLTAAVAA; from the coding sequence ATGTGCTGGGCTGAACCGCAGTCTCGTCGTGAGTTCTCGTCCATTGTCGTAGGGGGAGGCCCGGGTGGCCTCGGCCCCCTCCTGTGGGCGGCGCAGCACGGCCTCCTCGAAAGCTGGCTGGAGCAGGGTGTCGCCCTGGTCGAGCGCACCGGCCGGCTCGGCGGCACGCTGGGCTGCTACGGCATAAACTCGGACTCACTGGGAGGCTCCTACCTCGAGTGCCTGGAGGCCAAAGGCTGGCCGGCGGCCCTGCAGCACCTGCGTCGCAATCCCGTGACGCTGGAGATGCGGCGCTACCGGACGAGCTATCCGCCGCTTCCGCTCGTCAACCAGTACATGGGGTGTGTCGGGCAGGCGGTCGCGGACATGTTCGGCGGCCATTCGAGCTCCGCACTTCATCTGCATACGACCGCACAGTCGGTGCATCTCTGCGATGACGGACGGGTTGCCGTCGTCGTGCATGGTCAGGACGGACGAGCGAAGACCCTCGTCGCCCGTTCGGCGGTGGTGGCCCTCGGTGGTCGGCAGCACTGGCGGGACGAGATGGCGGCGCCGGGACTCAAGTTCGTCGACTGCGCCGCGCGGCAGTTGTTGTCGTCGAATGAATTCCTGACACACGACGGGCTCGCCCGGGCGGACGAGATCATCCGCGATGCCGCTGGCCGGTCGATCGTGATCGTGGGCGGGGCACACAGCGCCTATGCCGCCGCCTGGGCCCTTCTGCAGTTGCCGGCCGCCAGGTCGTTGAAGGATGGCCAGATCGTCATCCTGCAGCGTCGGCCGCCGCGCATCTTCTATCCGGATCGGGCGGCTGCTGTCGCCGACGACTATCCGTTCGAGGAGGGCGACATCTGCGTGCGCACCCAGCGCGTCAATCGCATGGGCGGCATCCGCGGCCACGGCCGGGACATCTGGCGACAGATCGCCCACAAGCCCAACGTGCCGCCGGAGTCGCGCGTGGCCGTCCGGGCGATCCAGGACTTCTCCGCCGCACAGTTGCGCACCGTGCTGGAGGAGGCCGCCCTCGTCATACCGTGCCTCGGCTATCGATCGGCGACCATGCCGATCTTCGATTCGGCCGGCCAGCGGCTGACGCTGAAGGCGGACATCAACGGCGACGCCGTCGACGGCGACTGCCGCCTCCTCACGGCGGACGGCAGGCCGTTGCCCAATGTCTTCGGCATCGGCCTCGGCAGCGGCTTTCGTCCCACGCAGGCGATGGGCTGCGAGCCGAATTTCCGCGGCCAGGCGAACAGCCTGTGGATGTACCAGAACGACATCGGCGCGGTGATCTATCGCGAGATCCAGGTGCTGGCGGACGAGAAGCTGACGGCGGCGGTTGCCGCCTGA
- a CDS encoding glycosyltransferase, translating into MEKSTIPADESGLAWRLVSEERLPRWRRLLHRMPEVAMRGISRPMADMLASTLAARPWDAVVFDSICAGWALEAVRRHCARTVHPPKVVYLAHNHEVTAARRIADESRGVRRIMKELDFLKVVRLERSLIAASDLVTSNTPDDCRRFVADAHGTPVAFLPPGYGGHRVASRTIDESVPRRAVVVGSFNWPPKRVALERFLATAASRLAEAGVDLQFVGEIDPDYLAGLRRRYPSVTFVGRVEDVLPYMAAARLALVIDLLGGFKLKGLDYVFNRVPILAMRVALPGMPLKDGHGIGLFDSHEELTTAIVRLVDDFETLNRRQVAAFEACSVRFDWDRIGRHLLEHMRRAGQRRQRGRAAATLANAGGLSAPTAGRGVPTSSTASAAVHPAAGR; encoded by the coding sequence ATGGAGAAGTCGACGATCCCCGCCGACGAGAGCGGACTTGCATGGCGGCTCGTGAGCGAGGAGCGGCTGCCGCGCTGGCGGCGCCTGCTTCACCGCATGCCCGAGGTCGCGATGCGCGGCATCTCCAGGCCGATGGCCGATATGCTTGCCTCGACGCTCGCGGCGCGGCCATGGGATGCGGTCGTCTTCGACAGCATTTGCGCCGGCTGGGCGCTGGAGGCGGTGCGGCGGCACTGTGCGCGCACCGTGCACCCTCCGAAGGTCGTCTACCTGGCCCACAATCACGAGGTCACGGCGGCGCGCCGCATTGCCGACGAAAGCCGGGGCGTCCGCCGGATCATGAAGGAGCTGGACTTCCTCAAGGTCGTCAGGCTGGAGCGGTCGCTGATCGCGGCTTCGGACCTCGTGACGTCCAATACGCCCGACGACTGCCGCCGTTTCGTCGCCGATGCCCACGGCACGCCGGTCGCCTTCCTGCCGCCCGGCTACGGCGGCCATCGAGTCGCCTCGCGCACGATCGATGAGAGCGTGCCGCGCCGTGCCGTCGTCGTCGGAAGCTTCAACTGGCCGCCCAAGCGGGTCGCTCTGGAACGGTTCCTGGCAACGGCCGCATCGCGCCTGGCGGAGGCGGGAGTCGATCTGCAATTCGTGGGCGAGATCGATCCCGACTATCTCGCCGGTCTGCGGCGGCGCTACCCGTCCGTGACCTTCGTCGGCCGCGTCGAGGATGTGCTGCCGTACATGGCTGCCGCCCGGCTCGCGCTGGTGATCGATCTTCTCGGCGGGTTCAAGCTCAAGGGGCTGGACTACGTCTTCAACCGCGTTCCGATCCTCGCGATGCGCGTCGCGCTTCCCGGCATGCCGCTCAAGGACGGCCACGGCATCGGTCTGTTCGACAGCCACGAGGAGCTGACGACCGCGATCGTCCGGCTGGTCGACGACTTCGAGACGCTCAACCGGCGGCAGGTGGCCGCCTTCGAGGCCTGTTCCGTGAGGTTCGACTGGGATCGGATCGGCCGGCATCTGCTCGAGCACATGCGGCGCGCCGGCCAGCGCCGTCAGCGAGGCAGGGCCGCAGCGACCTTGGCGAACGCTGGCGGCCTCAGTGCGCCGACAGCCGGTAGAGGCGTTCCGACATCTTCCACAGCGTCTGCTGCGGTTCATCCGGCGGCAGGAAGATGA
- a CDS encoding GMC family oxidoreductase N-terminal domain-containing protein codes for MADYDYIIVGAGSAGGALAARLSENPKTRILLLEAGAASHPYARMPLSFGLLIDNPAANWLYQSEPEPGTANRVIPVPRGKLLGGSSSINGLVWVRGQPLDYDTWAQMGCRGWSWRDVAPLFTRIEHFVDGDGSNGRGTAGPLKVSTVPDRNPLYDALFEAAVAAGYKLNPDYNSEDQEGVVKTQTSIYRGRRMSVAHCYIEPAMKRSPNLNVVTNAHTLRVLLEGKRCVGVEYEKDDKVAQARARETIVSAGGVASPQLLELSGIGQPELLRRHGIEVRHELPAVGENFRDHINARIVWRVKDRRVSYNHMARGVGAVTQMMKYLATGGGFMSLPSAPLLAFLRTRPELATPDVQMHLVPYSIKDPKTRKLQDFPSMTIACYQLRPESLGSIHIKSPDPKAQPAIRFNFLADPIDQRAMVAGFRMMRKIVDAAPMDAYRDSEFSPGPAVRSDEEILTWIRNNSQTAYHPIGTCRMGPGPNAVVDDKLKVHGIEGLRVADASVFPTMPSGNTNAPSIMVGEKAADILRGVP; via the coding sequence ATGGCGGACTATGACTACATCATCGTGGGCGCGGGCTCGGCCGGCGGAGCCCTGGCGGCGCGGCTGAGCGAGAACCCGAAGACCCGAATCCTGCTGCTGGAGGCCGGTGCGGCCAGCCATCCCTACGCGCGCATGCCGCTCTCCTTCGGCCTGCTGATCGACAATCCCGCCGCCAACTGGCTCTACCAGTCCGAGCCCGAACCCGGCACCGCCAATCGCGTCATCCCCGTGCCGCGCGGCAAGCTGCTGGGCGGGTCGAGCTCGATCAACGGGCTGGTCTGGGTGCGCGGCCAGCCGCTCGACTACGACACCTGGGCGCAGATGGGCTGTCGTGGCTGGAGCTGGCGGGACGTGGCGCCGCTCTTCACCCGCATCGAGCACTTTGTCGACGGCGACGGCAGCAATGGCCGTGGCACCGCGGGCCCGCTCAAGGTGTCGACGGTGCCCGACCGCAACCCGCTCTATGACGCCCTGTTCGAGGCGGCTGTGGCGGCCGGCTATAAGCTCAATCCCGACTACAACAGCGAGGACCAGGAAGGCGTCGTGAAGACGCAGACCTCGATCTACAGGGGTCGCCGCATGAGCGTGGCCCATTGCTACATCGAGCCGGCGATGAAACGGTCGCCCAACCTCAACGTCGTGACCAACGCCCATACGCTGCGCGTCCTGCTCGAGGGCAAGCGATGCGTCGGCGTCGAGTACGAGAAGGACGACAAGGTCGCGCAGGCCCGCGCCCGAGAGACGATCGTCTCCGCAGGCGGCGTCGCCAGCCCGCAGCTCCTCGAGCTGAGCGGCATCGGCCAGCCCGAGCTGCTGCGCCGGCACGGCATCGAGGTCAGGCACGAGCTCCCGGCAGTGGGCGAGAATTTCCGTGACCACATCAACGCCCGCATCGTCTGGCGCGTGAAGGACCGCCGGGTTTCCTACAACCACATGGCGCGCGGCGTGGGCGCCGTGACCCAGATGATGAAGTACCTGGCGACCGGCGGCGGCTTCATGAGCCTGCCCTCGGCGCCATTGCTCGCCTTCCTGCGCACGCGACCCGAGCTCGCCACGCCCGACGTGCAGATGCACCTCGTGCCCTATTCGATCAAGGACCCGAAGACGCGCAAGCTGCAGGACTTCCCGTCGATGACGATCGCCTGCTACCAGCTTCGCCCCGAGAGCCTGGGCTCGATCCACATCAAGTCGCCCGACCCGAAGGCGCAGCCCGCGATCCGCTTCAATTTCCTCGCCGACCCGATCGACCAGCGCGCCATGGTCGCGGGCTTTCGCATGATGCGGAAGATCGTCGATGCCGCGCCGATGGACGCCTATCGCGACTCCGAGTTCTCGCCGGGTCCGGCCGTCCGGTCGGACGAGGAAATCCTGACCTGGATCCGCAACAACTCGCAGACGGCCTACCATCCGATCGGCACCTGCCGCATGGGACCCGGCCCCAACGCCGTGGTCGACGACAAGCTGAAGGTGCACGGGATCGAGGGACTGCGGGTCGCCGACGCCTCGGTCTTCCCGACCATGCCTTCCGGCAACACCAACGCGCCCTCGATCATGGTCGGCGAGAAGGCGGCCGATATCCTCCGGGGGGTCCCGTGA
- a CDS encoding indolepyruvate oxidoreductase subunit beta family protein, which produces MPRPITILVGALGGDGGGVLCDWIVAAAHSQGLAVQATQIPGVAQRTGATTYYLEIMPTPGPAPAVLALNPAMGEVDVALATELLEAGRMIFNGFVTPDRTTLVASTHRVLSIGERSAMGDGSFDLGRLLRAVKERSKAQILFDMDQAAEESGGVLNAVLLGALAGSGRLPIPEQAFEAAIREGGKAVDANLAGFAFGRGHARGELAQVVLEHRKRQAAAHGIEDLIERARRSYPAASLDMVEEGIRRLAAYQDRRYATLYLDRLDAVAALGSAGLLRDTARHLAVRMSFEDVIRVAQAKTSRERLARVRAEVRAKADEPVALTEHFKPGIDEICAVLPPALARRILVWAQRTGRLGKIHLPMRVRTTTIWGFARLRFLAAMRWWRPHSFRYAEEQAEIERWLADIRAAAPLGVELAREIAELARLIKGYGDTFKRGLGNYRRIVAEIVAPALAGQLPPKVAADAIASARVAALADPDGESLSRTLAALAASGAMLRRAAE; this is translated from the coding sequence GTGCCTAGGCCCATCACCATCCTGGTCGGGGCGCTGGGCGGCGACGGCGGCGGCGTATTGTGCGACTGGATCGTGGCTGCGGCGCACAGCCAGGGGCTCGCCGTGCAGGCAACGCAGATCCCGGGCGTCGCACAGCGCACCGGCGCCACGACCTACTATCTCGAGATCATGCCGACGCCCGGCCCGGCGCCGGCGGTGCTGGCGCTCAATCCGGCGATGGGCGAGGTCGACGTGGCGCTCGCCACCGAGCTCCTCGAGGCCGGCCGCATGATCTTCAATGGCTTCGTCACGCCCGATCGCACGACCCTCGTCGCCTCGACCCATCGCGTGCTGTCGATCGGCGAGCGGTCGGCCATGGGCGATGGCAGCTTCGATCTCGGCCGCCTGCTGCGCGCAGTGAAGGAACGCAGCAAGGCGCAGATCCTGTTCGACATGGACCAGGCCGCCGAGGAGTCGGGCGGCGTGCTGAACGCGGTGTTGCTGGGGGCGCTTGCCGGCTCCGGCCGGCTGCCGATTCCCGAGCAAGCGTTCGAGGCCGCGATTCGCGAGGGCGGCAAGGCCGTCGATGCCAACCTCGCGGGCTTCGCCTTCGGGCGTGGCCATGCGCGGGGCGAGCTTGCCCAGGTGGTGCTCGAGCATCGCAAGCGGCAGGCGGCCGCCCATGGCATCGAGGACCTGATCGAGCGGGCCCGGCGAAGCTATCCCGCGGCATCGCTCGACATGGTGGAGGAGGGCATCCGTCGGCTGGCCGCCTATCAGGACCGGCGGTACGCGACGCTCTATCTCGATCGGCTCGACGCGGTCGCGGCCCTCGGCTCCGCCGGGCTTTTGCGCGACACGGCGCGGCACCTCGCCGTGCGCATGTCGTTCGAGGACGTGATTCGCGTCGCCCAGGCCAAGACCTCGCGCGAGCGACTGGCACGGGTGCGCGCCGAGGTGCGCGCCAAGGCCGATGAGCCGGTCGCCCTCACCGAACACTTCAAGCCGGGCATCGATGAGATCTGCGCCGTCCTGCCGCCTGCCCTGGCGCGGCGCATCCTCGTCTGGGCCCAGCGCACCGGCCGGCTGGGCAAGATCCACCTTCCGATGCGCGTGCGCACGACCACGATCTGGGGCTTCGCGCGGCTGCGCTTCCTCGCTGCCATGCGCTGGTGGCGGCCGCACAGTTTCCGTTATGCCGAGGAGCAGGCCGAGATCGAGCGCTGGCTGGCCGACATCCGCGCCGCGGCGCCGCTCGGCGTCGAGCTCGCTCGGGAGATCGCCGAGCTGGCACGTCTCATCAAGGGCTACGGCGACACCTTCAAGCGCGGATTGGGCAACTACCGGCGCATCGTGGCGGAGATCGTTGCACCGGCGCTGGCCGGCCAACTCCCGCCGAAGGTCGCCGCCGACGCCATCGCCAGCGCGCGCGTGGCGGCGCTCGCCGACCCCGACGGCGAGTCGCTGTCCAGGACATTGGCGGCGCTTGCCGCGTCGGGCGCCATGTTGCGGCGGGCGGCGGAATAG
- a CDS encoding CoA transferase: MPLGSMGALEGLKVVDLSRVLGGPYCGQMLADHGAEVIKIEPPQGDETRGWGPPFDQEGISAYFAGINRNKRTMALDLAKPEGRAVLLRLLEDSDVLIDNFKTGTMEKWGIGYADTLSAKFPRLIHARVSGFGEDGPLGGLPGYDAIVQASSGLVSVNGSPESGPVRIGVPVVDLSTGMNACIGILMALYERNRSGKGQFVDATLYDSAIALHQPHAPNYFMAGLKPRLVGNSHASLAPYANFPTRNGNIVVGAGNDGQFRKLCQMLGKPALADDPRFRTNKDRVAHRAELEAELRELLKDRDADAFSKELMKGGVPSGAVLDVPEVMEHPHTAHRGMVWEKDGYRNVGNPVKLSRTPAAVRSKPKKFGLDTKAVLAERGYSEAEIDKLVASGVALTEIRKG, encoded by the coding sequence ATGCCTTTGGGCAGCATGGGTGCGTTGGAAGGGCTGAAGGTCGTCGATCTGTCGCGGGTGCTGGGCGGCCCCTATTGCGGCCAGATGCTGGCCGACCATGGCGCCGAGGTGATCAAGATCGAACCGCCGCAGGGCGACGAGACCCGCGGCTGGGGCCCGCCCTTCGACCAGGAAGGCATCTCGGCCTATTTCGCCGGCATCAACCGCAACAAGCGCACCATGGCGCTCGACCTGGCGAAGCCCGAAGGCCGGGCCGTGCTGCTGCGGCTCCTGGAAGACAGCGACGTGCTGATCGACAACTTCAAGACCGGCACGATGGAGAAATGGGGCATCGGCTATGCCGACACGCTGTCCGCGAAGTTTCCACGGCTGATCCATGCCCGCGTGTCGGGCTTCGGTGAAGACGGTCCCCTGGGCGGCCTTCCCGGCTACGACGCCATCGTGCAGGCCTCGTCCGGTCTGGTCTCGGTCAACGGCTCGCCGGAAAGCGGGCCGGTACGCATCGGCGTGCCGGTGGTCGATCTCTCGACCGGCATGAACGCCTGCATCGGCATCCTGATGGCGCTTTACGAGCGCAATCGGTCCGGCAAGGGCCAGTTCGTCGACGCGACGCTCTACGACAGCGCCATCGCCCTGCACCAGCCGCACGCGCCCAACTACTTCATGGCCGGCCTCAAGCCCAGGCTCGTCGGCAACAGCCATGCGAGCCTCGCGCCCTACGCCAACTTCCCGACCCGCAACGGCAACATCGTGGTGGGCGCCGGCAACGACGGACAGTTCCGCAAGCTCTGCCAGATGCTGGGCAAGCCGGCGCTTGCCGACGATCCGCGCTTCAGGACCAACAAGGATCGCGTCGCCCATCGGGCCGAGCTGGAAGCCGAGCTGAGGGAGCTCTTGAAGGACCGCGACGCCGACGCCTTCTCGAAGGAGCTGATGAAGGGCGGCGTGCCGTCCGGCGCGGTACTCGACGTGCCCGAGGTCATGGAGCACCCGCATACCGCGCATCGCGGCATGGTGTGGGAGAAGGACGGCTATCGCAATGTCGGCAACCCGGTGAAGCTCTCGCGCACGCCGGCGGCGGTCCGCAGCAAGCCCAAGAAGTTCGGGCTCGACACGAAGGCGGTCCTGGCCGAGCGTGGCTATTCGGAGGCTGAGATCGACAAGCTTGTCGCTTCCGGCGTCGCGTTGACGGAAATCCGGAAAGGCTGA
- a CDS encoding acyl-CoA thioesterase codes for MALTGRHEITVEWGDCDPAGIVYYPSYFRWLDQATYRLFLAAGLKRDDVSGGQWKEGTPLVAAECAFRRPSQHGEKLIIESHVDKLGRSSFTIRHVFRDSTGQIAAEGSETRIWARKDGDARSLRAVAIPDDVRKRLVG; via the coding sequence ATGGCGTTGACCGGCCGCCACGAGATCACCGTCGAATGGGGCGACTGCGATCCCGCCGGGATCGTCTACTACCCGTCCTATTTCCGCTGGCTCGACCAGGCGACCTATCGTTTGTTCCTGGCGGCGGGGCTGAAGCGCGACGACGTCAGCGGCGGTCAATGGAAGGAGGGAACGCCGCTGGTGGCCGCCGAATGCGCCTTCCGCCGCCCCTCCCAGCACGGCGAGAAGCTCATCATCGAAAGCCATGTCGACAAGCTCGGCCGCAGCTCTTTCACCATCCGGCATGTCTTCCGCGACAGCACGGGACAGATCGCGGCTGAAGGAAGCGAGACCCGCATCTGGGCCCGCAAGGACGGCGACGCCCGTTCGCTCAGGGCCGTCGCCATCCCGGACGATGTGCGAAAGAGGCTCGTCGGCTGA
- a CDS encoding aminotransferase class I/II-fold pyridoxal phosphate-dependent enzyme, with protein MSLSVVEARPVGDGALEGGDDFVCSTSESLIAAIEKCLDNGLGTCLVVGDKRHVVGRISLDDIGKAVLDGALLNPRLDQHIERFSHRLHNDSSVDKDVLRPVLDASGRLIGVDIDRSSQRIQVARPDMGHQEFRSILDAFLSSWISSKGPYVDKFEQEFRAFIGTSHGIAVSNGTVALHLALLALGVGPGDEVIVPDLTFAATINAVLFCGATPVVVDVDSHLWGMSLAGVQHAVTPRTKAIIPVHLYGRPVEIGPIAAFAAKRGIGVVEDCAEAHGARYAGRPVGQFGDVACFSFYANKIVTTGEGGMCLTNSAELAQSIRLLRDHGMTPSRSYWHERVGYNYRITNLQAAIGYSQLWRIEDVLDRNREIANAYQAALKGIPGVKFPPPMDAVYEPVVWLASVQVPADKRDRLLMTAQEAGIEMRPFFHSLSTLPPYEKYARVCPNSLELSATGINLPTSRAVDDQVIDRIVKVFRNVLG; from the coding sequence ATGTCTTTGTCCGTTGTGGAAGCGCGGCCGGTTGGGGACGGCGCGCTGGAAGGGGGAGACGACTTTGTTTGCAGCACTTCGGAAAGCCTGATCGCCGCCATCGAGAAGTGCCTCGACAATGGCCTGGGTACATGCCTGGTCGTCGGCGACAAACGTCACGTCGTCGGTCGCATCTCCCTCGACGACATCGGCAAGGCCGTGCTGGACGGTGCGTTGCTCAATCCGCGGCTCGATCAGCACATCGAGCGATTTTCGCATCGGTTGCATAACGACTCATCGGTCGACAAGGACGTCCTTCGTCCCGTCCTCGATGCGTCGGGCCGTCTCATCGGCGTCGACATCGACCGGTCGTCGCAGCGCATCCAGGTCGCCCGACCCGACATGGGCCACCAGGAGTTCCGGTCGATCCTCGATGCCTTCCTCTCCTCGTGGATCTCGAGCAAGGGCCCGTACGTCGACAAGTTCGAGCAGGAGTTCCGGGCCTTCATCGGCACAAGCCACGGCATCGCCGTCTCCAACGGCACCGTAGCGCTCCATCTCGCCCTGCTGGCGCTCGGCGTCGGGCCGGGCGACGAGGTCATCGTTCCCGACCTGACCTTCGCGGCGACCATCAACGCCGTCCTGTTCTGCGGCGCGACGCCGGTCGTTGTCGATGTCGACAGCCACCTGTGGGGCATGTCTCTCGCGGGTGTCCAGCACGCCGTCACGCCGCGGACCAAGGCGATCATTCCGGTGCACCTCTACGGCCGGCCGGTGGAGATCGGACCGATCGCCGCCTTCGCCGCCAAGCGCGGCATCGGCGTCGTCGAGGATTGCGCGGAGGCTCATGGTGCGCGATATGCCGGCCGGCCCGTCGGCCAGTTCGGCGATGTCGCCTGCTTCTCGTTCTACGCCAACAAGATCGTCACGACCGGCGAAGGCGGCATGTGCCTCACGAACTCGGCCGAGCTCGCGCAGTCGATCCGCTTGCTGCGCGATCACGGCATGACGCCCAGCCGCTCCTACTGGCACGAGCGCGTCGGTTACAACTACCGGATCACCAATCTCCAGGCGGCGATCGGCTATTCGCAGCTCTGGCGCATCGAGGACGTGCTCGATCGCAACCGGGAGATCGCCAACGCCTACCAGGCGGCGCTCAAGGGTATCCCCGGCGTCAAGTTCCCGCCGCCGATGGATGCGGTCTACGAACCGGTCGTCTGGCTCGCATCGGTGCAGGTTCCCGCCGACAAGCGCGACCGGCTCCTGATGACAGCACAAGAAGCCGGGATCGAGATGCGGCCCTTCTTCCACTCGCTCTCGACCCTGCCGCCCTATGAAAAATACGCCCGGGTCTGTCCCAACAGCCTCGAGCTCTCCGCCACTGGCATCAACCTGCCCACTTCGCGTGCGGTGGACGACCAGGTCATCGACCGTATTGTGAAAGTGTTCCGCAATGTGCTGGGCTGA